The Catenuloplanes niger genome includes a window with the following:
- a CDS encoding deaminase: MTPDLLWLRRAVELSRLCPVSETAFAVGAIVVGADGRELATGYSRESGPRDHAEETALRKLRGTDLTGATIYSSLEPCSRRASHPRTCAELILEAGIPRVVYALREPPVFVEGDGAALLSACGVQVVQLEDLADEVRRINAHVLTLH, translated from the coding sequence GTGACACCGGACCTGCTGTGGCTGCGCCGCGCGGTCGAGCTGTCCCGGCTGTGCCCGGTCTCCGAGACCGCGTTCGCGGTGGGCGCGATCGTGGTCGGCGCGGACGGCCGCGAGCTGGCCACCGGCTACTCGCGGGAGAGCGGCCCACGCGACCACGCGGAGGAGACCGCACTGCGCAAACTGCGCGGCACGGACCTGACCGGCGCGACGATCTACAGCTCGCTGGAGCCGTGCAGCCGCCGGGCATCCCACCCGCGCACCTGCGCCGAACTGATCCTGGAGGCCGGCATCCCCCGGGTCGTCTACGCACTGCGCGAACCCCCGGTCTTCGTCGAGGGCGACGGCGCCGCACTGCTGTCCGCCTGCGGCGTGCAGGTGGTGCAACTGGAGGACCTCGCCGACGAGGTGCGGCGGATAAACGCCCACGTCCTGACGCTGCACTAG
- a CDS encoding RibD family protein, with product MGSQRPYTLLSCAMSVDGYIDDASAERLVLSNDADLDRVDLIRATCDAILVGASTVRRDNPRLVVRSRIRRGDRVARSQPPSPVKVTLTRSGVLDPAAHFFTAGDAAKLVYTASSAFAALSASLDGLATVIDAGPDVALDWVLADLSARGVHRLMVEGGAAVHAEFLTAGLVDELQLVVAPFLVGDPAAPRFAGGGALPWPSDRRMTVAEVRKIDDVVLLRYLLTDRFEVPV from the coding sequence ATGGGGTCGCAGCGTCCCTACACGTTGCTCAGCTGCGCGATGTCGGTCGACGGCTACATCGACGACGCGTCCGCCGAGCGCCTGGTCCTGTCGAACGACGCCGACCTGGACCGCGTCGACCTGATCCGCGCCACCTGCGATGCGATCCTGGTCGGTGCCAGCACGGTCCGCCGGGACAACCCGCGGCTCGTGGTCCGCTCCCGGATCCGCCGCGGCGACCGGGTCGCGCGCAGCCAGCCGCCGTCACCGGTCAAGGTCACGCTGACCCGCTCCGGCGTGCTCGACCCGGCCGCGCACTTCTTCACCGCGGGCGACGCGGCCAAGCTGGTCTACACGGCCTCGTCCGCCTTCGCGGCCCTGTCCGCGTCGCTGGACGGCCTGGCCACCGTGATCGACGCCGGGCCGGACGTCGCGCTCGACTGGGTGCTCGCCGACCTCTCCGCCCGCGGCGTCCACCGGCTGATGGTCGAGGGCGGCGCGGCCGTGCACGCCGAGTTCCTCACCGCCGGCCTCGTCGACGAGCTGCAACTCGTGGTCGCGCCGTTCCTGGTCGGCGACCCGGCCGCGCCCCGGTTCGCCGGCGGCGGCGCGCTGCCCTGGCCGTCCGACCGGCGGATGACCGTCGCCGAGGTCCGCAAGATCGACGACGTGGTGCTGCTGCGCTACCTGCTCACCGACCGCTTCGAGGTGCCGGTGTGA
- a CDS encoding putative bifunctional diguanylate cyclase/phosphodiesterase — translation MTIAERPSRTRPHLWLWFVLGSSALAGVAVTLPAARPFALLGGEIVAVAAVVAGIRLHRPRRMLPWWCILAGVSVPMIANVTWLGLAVAGVHPPYPGPVDAFYFLMYPLLLVGMMALPERGGRGAWRTGLLETGIFACAGAVLYWTMLFDPLLNSHDARLTTAGLFSLSYPLMDLLILCGAVRLAVIGSGRPGWSLLAVGATVAQTLGDTMVLIHIVEGGDGWVDLLPASLCWLAAAVLVGAAALHPAMGAGGRLSDVRRTHPHWMFASYLALVLIVPAATTASLLTELRSGSIDGHDVVVPMAATAVTLLLLVTRLTQIASLAESRARALDRRGAALERALARQESLQDELSHQALHDPLTGLPNRLLLRQRVEAALSGPAPATLIMLDLDGFKDINDRFGHPTGDALLAVIADRLQAGLRSGDTLARLGGDEFAVLLEDVVDLDAVTIGEKLVQLVRQPVEVGDHRLHTTASVGLRTLDSRLSTSEMLRDVDLALYAAKAAGKDRVVSFDERLRADQLHRTRTVDGLRAAIDRADFAVHYQPLVDLSDEHTVSVEALVRWTPSDGKPIPPDQFISVAEDSGLIVPLGAWVLRRACLDAVAWHHRYGVRLSVNVSVRQLREPDFEQVVREALRDSGLPAHALTLEITESVLVADGGGAAIAHLTSLRKMGVKVAVDDFGTGYSSLAYLQHLPIDSIKIDKAFVPVEGPEGLQQVSLIRAIIDLARSLALGTVVEGVETAEQARLLRNLGCQLGQGYHFSRPITADSVDRLLAADRSLAF, via the coding sequence GTGACGATCGCTGAGCGCCCGTCCCGGACGCGGCCACACCTGTGGCTGTGGTTCGTGCTCGGCAGCAGCGCCCTCGCCGGCGTGGCCGTGACCCTGCCCGCGGCGCGACCGTTCGCGTTGCTCGGCGGCGAGATCGTCGCGGTCGCCGCGGTCGTGGCCGGGATCCGGCTGCACCGCCCGCGTCGGATGCTGCCCTGGTGGTGCATCCTGGCCGGCGTCTCGGTGCCGATGATCGCGAACGTCACCTGGCTCGGGCTGGCCGTGGCCGGCGTGCACCCGCCGTACCCGGGCCCGGTGGACGCGTTCTACTTCCTGATGTACCCGCTGCTGCTGGTCGGCATGATGGCGCTGCCGGAGCGCGGCGGCCGCGGCGCCTGGCGGACCGGGCTGCTGGAGACCGGCATCTTCGCCTGCGCGGGTGCGGTCCTCTACTGGACGATGCTGTTCGACCCGCTGCTCAACAGCCACGACGCGCGGCTGACCACGGCCGGGCTGTTCTCCCTGTCGTACCCGCTGATGGATCTGCTGATCCTGTGCGGCGCGGTCCGGCTCGCCGTCATCGGCAGCGGGCGCCCGGGCTGGAGCTTGCTCGCGGTCGGTGCCACGGTCGCGCAGACGCTCGGCGACACCATGGTCCTCATCCACATCGTGGAGGGCGGCGACGGATGGGTCGACCTGCTGCCCGCGTCGCTGTGCTGGCTGGCCGCGGCCGTGCTGGTCGGCGCGGCCGCGCTGCACCCGGCGATGGGCGCGGGCGGGCGGCTCTCCGACGTGCGGCGTACCCACCCGCACTGGATGTTCGCCAGCTATCTGGCGCTGGTGCTGATCGTGCCGGCGGCCACCACGGCCTCGCTGCTGACCGAGCTGCGTTCCGGCTCGATCGACGGTCACGACGTCGTGGTCCCGATGGCCGCCACCGCGGTCACGCTGCTGTTGCTGGTGACGCGCCTGACCCAGATCGCCAGCCTGGCGGAGTCCCGGGCCCGCGCGCTGGACCGCCGCGGCGCCGCGCTGGAGCGCGCGCTCGCCCGGCAGGAATCGCTGCAGGACGAGCTCAGCCACCAGGCGCTGCACGACCCGCTGACCGGCCTGCCGAACCGGCTGCTGCTGCGCCAGCGCGTCGAGGCCGCGCTCAGCGGGCCGGCGCCGGCCACGCTGATCATGCTGGACCTGGACGGGTTCAAGGACATCAACGACCGGTTCGGGCACCCGACCGGCGACGCGCTGCTCGCGGTGATCGCGGATCGGCTGCAGGCCGGCCTGCGCTCCGGCGACACGCTGGCGCGGCTCGGCGGCGACGAGTTCGCGGTGCTGCTGGAGGACGTCGTCGACCTGGACGCGGTCACCATCGGCGAGAAGCTGGTCCAGCTGGTCCGGCAGCCGGTCGAGGTCGGCGACCACCGACTGCACACCACGGCCAGCGTCGGCCTGCGCACGCTCGACTCCCGGCTCAGCACGTCGGAGATGCTCCGCGACGTGGACCTCGCGCTCTACGCGGCGAAGGCGGCCGGCAAGGACCGGGTGGTCAGCTTCGACGAGCGGCTGCGCGCCGACCAGCTGCACCGGACCCGCACGGTCGACGGGCTGCGCGCCGCGATCGACCGCGCCGACTTCGCCGTGCACTACCAGCCGCTGGTCGACCTGAGCGACGAGCACACCGTGTCGGTCGAGGCGCTGGTGCGGTGGACGCCCAGCGACGGCAAGCCGATCCCGCCGGACCAGTTCATCTCGGTCGCGGAGGACTCCGGCCTGATCGTGCCGCTCGGCGCGTGGGTGCTGCGCCGTGCCTGCCTGGACGCGGTCGCCTGGCACCACCGGTACGGCGTGCGGCTGTCCGTCAACGTCTCCGTGCGGCAGCTGCGCGAGCCGGACTTCGAGCAGGTCGTCCGGGAGGCGCTGCGGGACTCCGGACTGCCCGCGCACGCGCTCACCCTGGAGATCACCGAGAGCGTGCTGGTCGCGGACGGCGGCGGCGCGGCGATCGCGCACCTCACGTCGCTGCGCAAGATGGGCGTGAAGGTGGCGGTCGACGACTTCGGCACCGGCTACTCCTCGCTGGCGTACCTGCAGCACCTGCCGATCGACAGCATCAAGATCGACAAGGCGTTCGTGCCGGTCGAGGGTCCCGAGGGCCTGCAGCAGGTCTCGCTGATCCGGGCGATCATCGACCTGGCCCGCAGCCTCGCGCTCGGCACCGTGGTCGAGGGCGTGGAGACCGCGGAACAGGCCCGGCTGCTGCGGAACCTCGGCTGCCAGCTCGGCCAGGGCTACCACTTCTCCCGGCCGATCACGGCGGACTCGGTGGATCGCCTGCTCGCGGCGGACCGCTCGCTCGCTTTTTGA
- a CDS encoding TMEM165/GDT1 family protein: MEGFVVAFLVSFGVIFVAELGDKSQLMAMTFALRYRAWPVLLGITIATAVVHLASVGIGYGLGAALPTGWIALISGIAFIFFGAWTLRGDALTDDEKKKAERSTGSAVLAVGVAFFVAELGDKTMLATITLATRYGWFGTWLGSTLGMVAADALAIVVGRLLGRHLPEKAIKIGAAVLFALFGVWMIAEAVAELT, translated from the coding sequence ATGGAAGGCTTCGTAGTCGCATTCCTCGTCAGCTTCGGCGTCATCTTCGTCGCGGAGCTGGGCGACAAGTCGCAGCTGATGGCGATGACGTTCGCGCTGCGCTACCGCGCGTGGCCGGTGCTGCTCGGCATCACGATCGCCACCGCGGTCGTGCACCTCGCCTCGGTCGGCATCGGCTACGGCCTCGGTGCCGCGCTGCCGACCGGCTGGATCGCGCTGATCTCCGGCATCGCGTTCATCTTCTTCGGCGCGTGGACGCTGCGCGGCGACGCGCTGACCGACGACGAGAAGAAGAAGGCCGAGCGCTCGACCGGGTCCGCGGTGCTGGCGGTCGGCGTCGCGTTCTTCGTCGCGGAGCTGGGCGACAAGACCATGCTGGCCACGATCACGCTGGCCACCCGGTACGGCTGGTTCGGCACCTGGCTCGGCTCCACGCTCGGCATGGTGGCCGCGGACGCGCTCGCGATCGTGGTCGGCCGCCTGCTCGGCCGGCACCTGCCGGAGAAGGCCATCAAGATCGGTGCGGCCGTGCTGTTCGCGCTCTTCGGCGTGTGGATGATCGCCGAGGCCGTCGCGGAGCTCACCTGA
- a CDS encoding glycosyltransferase produces MVMGAARRVAHAVQRASDLKVRQPPALRTADSVPGRPPTVYYLTPDNPRPSGGLRQIYRHVDLLNESGTAAAVLHHERGFRCDWFANSTRVESAADTVLTPADLLVVAEWYGPALGRLPAELRKVIFNQNAYRTFDQQPFDSTPAGAPLAGVPNVLALLAVSEDNEEFLRYAFPHLPVGRARVVVDTDLFFPGDRDEIPARRVAYLPRRRRADAEQVLHLLRARGALTGWELVPVDGVPEAHVAELLRGAPIFLSFSEREGFGLPPAEAMASGAYVVGFTGLAGREFFDEMFSVPVPEDDVLAFAKRAEQALQTYDQDPAGVRAMGRLAYHHIRDRYSADGLRDDLAAFYSRFLAG; encoded by the coding sequence ATGGTGATGGGCGCGGCACGGCGGGTGGCCCACGCGGTCCAGCGCGCGTCCGACCTGAAGGTGCGGCAGCCACCCGCGTTGCGCACCGCCGACTCCGTCCCCGGCCGGCCGCCGACCGTCTACTACCTGACGCCGGACAATCCGCGGCCGAGCGGTGGGCTGCGCCAGATCTACCGGCACGTGGACCTGCTCAACGAGTCCGGCACCGCGGCGGCCGTGCTGCACCACGAGCGTGGGTTCCGGTGTGACTGGTTCGCCAACAGCACGCGCGTGGAGTCCGCGGCGGACACCGTGCTCACCCCGGCGGACCTGCTGGTCGTGGCGGAGTGGTACGGGCCGGCGCTCGGCCGCCTGCCCGCGGAACTGCGCAAGGTGATCTTCAATCAGAACGCGTACCGGACGTTCGACCAGCAGCCGTTCGACTCCACGCCGGCCGGCGCGCCGCTGGCCGGCGTGCCGAACGTGCTGGCGCTGCTCGCGGTCTCCGAGGACAACGAGGAGTTCCTCCGGTACGCGTTCCCGCACCTGCCGGTCGGGCGCGCGCGGGTGGTGGTGGACACCGACCTGTTCTTCCCCGGCGACCGCGACGAGATCCCGGCCCGGCGCGTCGCGTACCTGCCGCGCCGCCGCCGGGCCGACGCGGAACAGGTGCTGCACCTGCTGCGGGCGCGCGGCGCGCTCACCGGCTGGGAACTGGTGCCGGTCGACGGCGTACCGGAGGCGCACGTCGCGGAACTGCTGCGCGGTGCCCCGATCTTCCTCAGCTTCAGCGAGCGCGAGGGGTTCGGGCTGCCGCCGGCCGAGGCGATGGCCAGCGGCGCCTACGTGGTCGGCTTCACCGGGCTGGCCGGGCGCGAGTTCTTCGACGAGATGTTCAGCGTGCCGGTGCCGGAGGACGACGTGCTCGCCTTCGCCAAGCGCGCGGAGCAGGCGCTGCAGACCTACGACCAGGACCCCGCGGGGGTACGGGCGATGGGCCGCCTGGCGTACCACCACATCCGCGACCGGTACTCGGCCGACGGGCTGCGCGACGACCTGGCCGCGTTCTACAGCCGCTTCCTCGCCGGGTGA
- the gsmA gene encoding sporangiospore maturation cell wall hydrolase GsmA, with translation MSIRTVGPVALAVAGTVAALGGAPVEALGATVSSTVHSPDTPLNVRSGGSSAHRKVGALANGAAITVSCQVFGEQVAGGVRNSPYWLRLTGGGYVSDAYVRWTPERPHVAWCGPTAATVPIARPGDAPGLNVRSVSNTGGRELRKIRNGESLHVVCQDWGESVAGTQRRSAAWNKLAEGGYVADANVVWPSSPTLPWCGQAPPTVPPATPEAFITRVAGPAQEGMRRYNVPASVTIAQAILESGWGGSGLTRRDHNYFGIKCFGSPAGIAVGCRSYETSECNKKTCFRTRASFRAYRNASGSMVDHGRFLTVNPRYAPAFQWDYAPERFARAIHKAGYATSPTYADNLINIMRRYDLTRFDLK, from the coding sequence GTGAGCATACGCACGGTCGGCCCGGTCGCACTGGCCGTGGCCGGTACGGTGGCCGCGCTCGGCGGCGCGCCGGTCGAGGCGCTCGGCGCCACGGTCAGCAGCACCGTGCACAGCCCGGACACGCCGCTCAACGTCCGCTCCGGCGGGTCGAGCGCGCACCGGAAGGTCGGCGCGCTGGCGAACGGCGCCGCGATCACCGTCAGCTGCCAGGTCTTCGGTGAGCAGGTCGCGGGCGGCGTCCGGAACAGCCCGTACTGGCTGCGCCTGACCGGCGGGGGATACGTCTCCGACGCCTACGTGCGGTGGACACCGGAGCGGCCGCACGTCGCCTGGTGCGGTCCGACCGCCGCGACCGTGCCGATCGCGCGGCCCGGTGACGCGCCGGGACTCAACGTCCGGTCCGTCTCCAACACCGGCGGCCGGGAACTCCGGAAGATCAGGAACGGCGAGTCGTTGCACGTGGTCTGCCAGGACTGGGGCGAGTCGGTGGCCGGCACCCAGCGGCGGAGCGCGGCCTGGAACAAACTGGCCGAGGGCGGGTACGTGGCGGACGCGAACGTGGTCTGGCCGTCCTCACCGACGCTGCCGTGGTGCGGGCAGGCCCCGCCGACCGTGCCGCCGGCCACGCCGGAGGCGTTCATCACCCGCGTCGCCGGCCCGGCCCAGGAGGGCATGCGGCGGTACAACGTGCCCGCGTCCGTGACGATCGCGCAGGCGATCCTGGAGTCCGGGTGGGGCGGCAGCGGGCTGACCCGGCGCGACCACAACTACTTCGGGATCAAGTGCTTCGGCTCGCCGGCCGGGATCGCGGTCGGCTGCCGGTCGTACGAGACCAGCGAGTGCAACAAGAAGACCTGTTTCCGGACCCGGGCGTCGTTCCGGGCGTACCGCAACGCGTCCGGCTCGATGGTCGACCACGGCCGCTTCCTGACCGTGAACCCGCGGTACGCGCCGGCGTTCCAATGGGACTACGCGCCCGAGCGGTTCGCCCGGGCGATCCACAAGGCCGGGTACGCCACCTCGCCGACGTACGCGGACAACCTGATCAACATCATGCGCCGCTACGATCTCACCCGGTTCGACCTGAAGTGA
- a CDS encoding CocE/NonD family hydrolase — MLESVVTAVLGTGLGLPRPVRRAVGVRRDLSVRARDGVILRTDHYSPGHDGPAVLIRSPYGRGTVVALLGRLLAERGVHAVVQSCRGTFGSGGRFEPLIHERDDGLDTLAWLRRQPWYAGRLGLIGVSYQGAAHWAIAADAAPDLAAVVAVVTTAAMRDLTYAGEAFSLDTVLTWTELLEAQTDPALARLVELRRGQPRLAAGFAHLPLSEADRVATGGTVPFFQQWLAEHTAGAEYWRDRVFGERLAEVSAPVMMVAGWHDIFLPAQLDDFAVLHGAGHRPSLTVGPWTHGSLGLFAATVRVGVSFLTGHLTGAGTPPPGGTVDVTLTGRGGHRDSWPPSYRATAWYLRPDRELGAAPAGESAPDTFTYDPADPTPSIGGPVLMAHRSGPVDNAPLEARPDVLTYTGAPLEHDLTAIGPVHAEIWDRSSNPYRDVFVRVCEVDRAGVSRNVCDGLVRVEPGRFDEDADGVTRVTVPLWPIGHVFRAGHRLRVQVSGGAHPRWSRNPGTGEPLGAAVALRSAEREIFHDGVRRSALYLPVEIKS, encoded by the coding sequence GTGCTCGAGTCGGTGGTGACGGCGGTGCTGGGGACCGGGCTGGGCCTGCCCAGGCCGGTGCGGCGCGCGGTCGGGGTGAGACGCGATCTGTCGGTGCGGGCCCGTGATGGTGTCATCCTGCGCACCGACCACTACTCGCCCGGTCACGACGGGCCGGCAGTGCTGATCCGGTCGCCGTACGGCCGGGGCACGGTGGTGGCGCTGCTCGGCCGGCTGCTGGCCGAGCGTGGCGTGCACGCGGTGGTCCAGTCGTGTCGCGGCACCTTCGGTTCGGGCGGCCGGTTCGAGCCGCTGATCCACGAACGTGACGACGGCCTGGACACGCTGGCCTGGCTGCGCCGTCAGCCGTGGTACGCGGGCCGCCTCGGCCTGATCGGCGTCAGCTACCAGGGCGCCGCGCACTGGGCGATCGCGGCCGACGCGGCGCCGGACCTGGCGGCCGTGGTCGCGGTGGTGACCACGGCCGCGATGCGCGACCTCACCTACGCGGGCGAGGCGTTCTCGCTGGACACGGTGCTGACCTGGACCGAGCTGCTGGAGGCGCAGACCGACCCCGCGCTGGCCCGCCTGGTCGAGCTGCGCCGGGGCCAGCCGCGGCTGGCTGCCGGGTTCGCGCACCTGCCGCTGTCCGAGGCGGACCGGGTGGCGACCGGCGGCACGGTGCCGTTCTTCCAGCAGTGGCTGGCCGAGCACACGGCCGGCGCGGAGTACTGGCGGGACCGGGTGTTCGGCGAGCGGCTGGCCGAGGTGAGCGCGCCGGTGATGATGGTGGCCGGCTGGCACGACATCTTCCTGCCGGCCCAGCTGGACGACTTCGCGGTGCTGCACGGGGCCGGGCACCGGCCGAGCCTGACGGTCGGGCCGTGGACGCACGGCAGCCTGGGACTGTTCGCGGCCACGGTCCGGGTCGGCGTGTCGTTCCTGACCGGGCACCTGACCGGCGCGGGCACGCCGCCGCCCGGTGGGACGGTCGACGTCACGCTGACCGGCCGCGGCGGCCACCGGGACAGCTGGCCGCCGTCCTACCGCGCCACCGCCTGGTACCTGCGGCCGGATCGGGAGTTGGGCGCGGCGCCGGCCGGGGAGAGCGCGCCGGACACGTTCACCTACGACCCGGCGGACCCGACGCCGTCGATCGGCGGTCCGGTGCTGATGGCGCACCGGTCCGGGCCGGTGGACAACGCGCCGCTGGAGGCGCGGCCCGACGTCCTCACCTACACCGGCGCGCCGCTGGAGCACGACCTGACCGCGATCGGGCCGGTGCACGCGGAGATCTGGGACCGCAGCTCCAATCCGTACCGTGATGTGTTCGTCAGGGTGTGTGAGGTGGATCGGGCGGGCGTGTCCCGGAACGTCTGTGACGGGCTGGTGCGGGTCGAGCCGGGCCGCTTCGACGAGGACGCGGACGGGGTGACCCGGGTGACCGTGCCGCTGTGGCCGATCGGGCACGTGTTCCGCGCCGGTCACCGGCTGCGCGTGCAGGTCAGCGGCGGTGCGCATCCGCGTTGGTCGCGCAACCCGGGCACCGGTGAGCCGCTGGGTGCCGCGGTGGCGCTGCGGTCCGCGGAGCGCGAGATCTTCCACGATGGGGTACGCCGCTCCGCGCTGTATCTGCCCGTCGAGATCAAGAGCTGA